In Chrysemys picta bellii isolate R12L10 chromosome 3, ASM1138683v2, whole genome shotgun sequence, a single genomic region encodes these proteins:
- the LOC135982267 gene encoding uncharacterized protein LOC135982267, translated as MDVEALYTNIPHKDGLQAIRNSIPDNVTANLVAELCDFVLTHNYFTFGDNIYLQVSGTAMGTRMAPQYANIFMADLEQRFLSSRPLTPLLYLRYIDDIFIIWTHGKEALEEFHHDFNNFHPTINLSLDQSTQAVHFLDTTVLISDGHINTTLYRKPTDSYTYLHASSFHPGHTTRSIVYSQALRYNRICSNPSDRDKHLQDLYQAFLKLQYPPAEVKKQIDRARRVPRSHLLQDRPNKENNRTPLAVTFSPQLKPLQRIIRDLQPILKDDPLLSQILGDRPVLAYRQPPNLKQILTSNHTSLNKTTNPGTYPCNKPRCQLCPHIYSSDIIIGPNHISHTIRGSFTCTSTNVIYAIMCQQCPSAMYIGQTGQSLRKRINGHKSDIRNQNTQKPVGEHFNLSGHSVTDLRVAILQQKNFKNRLQRETAELELICKLDTINSGLNKDWEWLSHYRH; from the coding sequence atggacgtagaagccctctacaccaatattccacacaaagatggactacaagctatcaggaacagtatccctgataatgtcacagctaacctggtggctgaactttgtgattttgtcctcacccacaactatttcacatttggggacaatatataccttcaagtcagcggcactgctatgggtacccgcatggccccacaatatgccaacatttttatggctgacttagaacaacgcttccttagctctcgtcccctaacgcccctactctacttgcgctacattgatgacatcttcatcatctggacccatggaaaagaagcccttgaggaatttcaccatgatttcaataatttccatcccaccatcaacctcagcctagatcaatccacacaagcggtccatttcctggacactactgtgctaataagcgatggtcacataaataccaccctataccggaaacctactgacagctacacttacctacatgcctccagcttccatccaggacacaccacacgatccattgtctacagccaagctctaagatataaccgcatttgctccaatccctcggatagagacaagcacctacaagatctctatcaagcattcttaaaactacaatacccacctgctgaagtgaaaaaacagattgacagagccagacgagtacccagaagtcacctcctacaagacaggcccaacaaagaaaataacagaacaccactagctgtcaccttcagcccccaactaaaacctctccagcgcatcatcagagatctacaacctatcctgaaagatgatcctttactctcacagatcttgggagacagacctgtcctcgcttacagacaaccccccaacctaaagcaaatactcaccagcaaccacacatcactgaacaaaaccactaacccaggaacctatccttgtaacaaaccccgatgtcaactctgtccacatatctattccagtgacatcatcataggacctaatcacatcagccataccatcaggggctcgttcacctgcacatctaccaatgtgatatatgccatcatgtgccagcaatgcccctctgccatgtacattggccaaaccggacagtctctacgcaaaagaattaatggacacaaatctgacatcaggaatcaaaatactcaaaaaccagtgggagaacactttaacctgtctggtcattcagtgacagacctgcgggtggctatattacaacagaaaaacttcaaaaacagactccaacgagaaactgctgagctagaattgatatgcaaactagacacaatcaactccggtttgaataaggactgggaatggctgagccattacagacattga